The genomic window ACCCTGCTACAAGTCAATACCAAGGAGCTGGTCATGATCCTGCACATCATCTGGCTAATCGTCATCGGGCTCGTCGTCGGCTTGATTGCGCGACTCATCGTTCCAGGTAGGCAGCCCATGGGCTGGATCGCCACCGCCTTGCTGGGCATCGCAGGCGCCTACGTCGGCGGCACTTTGGGAAGCGTGGTGTTCCCGCCGCACAAATTCACCATCACCCCGCCGATCGAGCACTCCTTCCTGGGGGCCCTGGTTGGTGCG from Mycobacterium kubicae includes these protein-coding regions:
- a CDS encoding GlsB/YeaQ/YmgE family stress response membrane protein, with amino-acid sequence MILHIIWLIVIGLVVGLIARLIVPGRQPMGWIATALLGIAGAYVGGTLGSVVFPPHKFTITPPIEHSFLGALVGAVILLLIYKFATSRTRTL